The following nucleotide sequence is from Tardiphaga alba.
ACCGGCCCTCGCCCAGAGCACCGGTCCGATCAATATGCGCTGGCAGAGCACCTGGCCGGCCAAGGACATCTTCCACGAATACGCGCAGGACTACGCCAAGAAGGTCAATGACATGACCGGCGGCGACCTCAAGATCGAGGTGCTGCCGGCGGGCGCTGTGGTGCCGGCTTTCGGCCTGCTCGATGCGGTGTCGAAAGGCACGCTCGACGGTGGCCATGGCGTGATGGTCTATCACTACGGCAAGCAGACCGCGCTGGCGCTGTGGGGCTCGGGTCCCGCTTACGCCATGGACGCCAACATGCTGCTGGCCTGGCACAAATTCGGCGGTGGCAAGGAGCTGCTGGCCAAGCTCTACGCCTCGATCAATGCGAATGTCGTGTCGCTGCCCTACGGGCCGATGCCGACACAGCCGCTGGGCTGGTTCAAGAAGCCGGTGCAGAAGGCCGAAGACCTCAAGGGCGTGAAATTCCGTACCGTCGGCATCTCCATCGACGTGTTCACCGGCCTCGGCGCTGCGGTGAATGCGCTGCCCGGCGGCGAAATCGTCTCGGCGATGGATCGCGGCCTGCTCGATGCCGCCGAATTCAACAATGCCTCGTCGGACCGCATTCTCGGCTTTGCCGACGTCTCCAAGGTCTGCATGCTGCAGAGCTATCACCAGAATGCCGAGCAGTTCGAGATCCTGTTCAACAAGACCAAATACGACGCTCTGCCCGAGAAGCTGCGCGCCATCATCGCGGGTGCCGCGGATGCTGCCGGTCAGGAGATGTCGTGGAAGGCCATCGACCGCTATTCGCAGGACTATGCGGACCTGCAGAGCAAGGACAAGGTGAAGTTCTACAAGACGCCGGACTCGATCCTGCAGAAGCAGCTCGAGGCCTATGACGAGGTGGTCGCCAAGAAGTCGGCGGAGAACCCGCTATTCAAGGAGATCGTCGAGTCGCAGCTGGCCTTCGCCAAGCGCGCGACGCAGTGGGAGCAGGACACGGTGGTCAATCGCCGCATGGCCTATAACCACTATTTCGGACCGAACGCGAAGAAGCGGACGTAAGGCCAGCAGGCCAACCGATATCGCATCATCCGGGACCACCTCCCGGATGATGCTTCGCTATTGCCGATCGCATTTCGCCTGCCCTTGCTCTTCCAGATTGGCCTCCATGCAATGACTGCCGAGCGTTTCCTGCACTCCATCGACGGTATCAGTACATTCGCCGGCAAGGCTGCGGCCTGGCTTATTCTGGGACTGATGGGCCTCGTCTGCGCCGAAGTGTTCAAGCGCTATATGCTGAACATGCCGACGGCATGGATCTTCGACGCCTCCAACATGCTCTATGGCACGCTGTTCATGCTGTGCGGTGCCTATACGCTGGCGCAGAACGGACATGTGCGCGGCGACTTCCTGTATTCGTCGATGAAGCCGCGCACGCAGGCGTCGCTCGACCTCGTGCTTTACATCGTGTTCTTCCTGCCGGGCATCGCCGCCCTCGTCTATGCCGGCTGGGACTATGCCGGCGACAGCTGGCGCATCCGCGAACATTCAAATGTTACGGCCAATGGCCCGCCGGTCTATCACTTCAAGGCGATGATCCCATTGGCAGGCGCGTTGCTGCTGCTGCAGGGCATCGCCGAAATCGCGCGCGCCGCGATCTGCCTCAAGACCGGTGTGTGGCCGAGCCGGCTCAAGGACGTCTCCGAGATCGACGTGGTGGAGGAGCAGCTCGCGCTATCCGAACATGTCGATGAAGAAACCCGCCGCAATGCAATCGCGCATGCGCAGGATATCGAGGAAGCAGCGCGCCAGCGCGGCATGGGTGGGGAGACCCACAAATGAGCGATCCCGCCCTCGGCCTCCTGATGCTCGGCCTCATCGTCGTCGTGATCATGCTGGGCTTCCCCACGGCGTTCACGCTGATGGGCCTCGGCATGTTCTTCGGCTTCTTCGCCTATTACCGCGCCGGCGAGTCCTGGGCCGACAACCACATCTTCGACCTGATGGTCCAGCGCACCTATGGCGCCATGACCAATGACGTCCTGATCTCCATCCCGCTCTTCGTGCTGATGGGCTATGTGATGGAGCGCGGCGCACTGGTCGATAAGATGTTCTATTCGATCCAGCTGGCGTTCCGCCGCGTGCCGGCATCATTGGCCGTGGCGACGCTGATCGTCTGCACCTTCTGGGGCATCGCCTCCGGTCTCGTCGGCGCCGTCGTCGTGCTGATGGGCGTCATCGCCTTCAATCCGATGCTCAAGGCCGGCTATGACGTGAAGCTCGCCTCGGGCGTCATCACCGCCGGCGGCACGCTCGGCATCCTGATCCCGCCCTCGGTGATGATCATCGTTTATGCCGCTGTGGCCGGGCAGTCCGTGGTGAAGCTCTATGCCGCTGCGATGTTCCCCGGCTTCTTCCTGGCTTTCCTCTATCTCGTCTACATCATCGGCTGGGCGCTGCTGAATCCGAAGATCGCGCCGAAGCTGCCGGAGAGCGAAACGCGCGTGCCGGTGCGGCCGTGGATTTCAGACCTGCAGCAGGCCTATTCCCACAAGATGCTGCCGGCTCTGCTGACGGCGACAGTGGCTCCGGCGCGCGCCATGGCGCTGACCATGGACGGTGCACGGATCAGCTATGGCACGATCCTGAAGAATCTCGGCTTTGCGCTGGTGCCGCTGATCCTCGCGCTGTCCACCCTGTGGGCGGCGTGGTGGTACGTGGTCATCCATCCACAGCCGGACGCCCCTGCACCCGCTGCCATCACCGAACGCGTGCAGACGGGTGATGCCGGCAAGACCGAGCCCGTCGAGGAGAAACTGGAAGAGTTGGGCTCATCGCAATCGGGGTCGTCGCAGGAGAGCGAGCCGGAACAGCTGCAGCAAATGGGCAATGCCGAGCTACAGACCAGCACCGCGCCTGCCTATGTCGGCCCATCCCCGGAGTTCTACACGTATTTCGCCTTCACCGCGGCCATCATCGCGCTGATGCTGTTCTATTACTACTGGACCATGGGCGCCGAACAATTCGAGGTGTTGCGGCTGCTGACATCCTCGGTGATGCCGCTCGGCATCCTCACTGCCGTGGTGCTGGCGGTCATCTTGCTCGGCATCACCACGGCGACGGAGTCCGCCGCGGTCGGTGCTGCCGGCGCCTTCCTGCTCGCCTTCCAGGCGCGCACGCTGGACTGGAAGCGCACCAAGGAAGCCGTGTTCCTCACGGCCAAGACCACCAGCATGGTGTGCTGGCTGTTCGTGGGATCGGCGCTGTTCTCAGCGGTGTTCGCCATTCTCGGCGGCCAGGCCCTGCTGGAAAGCTGGGTGCTGTCGCTGAATCTCACGCCGCTGCAATTCATGATCCTGTCGCAGGCGATCATCTTCATCCTCGGCTGGCCACTGGAATGGACCGAGATCATCGTGATCTTCGTGCCGATCTTCCTGCCGATGCTGAAACATTTCGGCATCGACCCGATCCTGTGGGGCGTGCTGGTGTTCGTGAACCTGCAGGCGGCATTCCTGTCGCCGCCGGTGGCGATGTCCGCCTTCTACCTAAAAGGCGTCGCGCCGAAGCATGTCACGCTGAACCAGATCTTCGCCGGCATGATGCCCTATATGGCCATCGTCATCATCTGCATGGTGCTGATGTATATCTGGCCCGGCCTGACGCTCTGGCTGCCGAATTACCTCTACGGGAACTGACACGCAAAGCCGGTAGGATGGGTAGAGCGCAGGCGCGATAGCGCCGGAGCGAAACCCATCACTCCGTCGATGCGGCGGGCTCTGCCGATGGGTTTCGCTTCGCTCTACCCATCCTACGCGCCTGCGCTCTCGCCATTTCACCGAGCACCAATCCGACTGAGCCGGCATCCCCTTTGCAGGCCGAGTTATATGATGTACATCATTCAAAAGAATGAGGACCATCATATGACCGACCAGGCGATCGCGGCCCCGGCCGACACCCCGACACAGCAGGCTGGCGCCACCGCGGGTCAGATCGCGGTGCTCGCCGCACTGGCGTCAGTCGGCACGCTGGCCACCAATATCCTGCTGCCCTCACTGCCGCAGATGGCTGCCACCCTGCAGGTGACCACACCGGCCGTCACGGCGTCGATCACCATCTTCCTTGTGGTCTTTGCACTGGGCCAACTGGTGGTCGGGCCGATCTCGGACCGCTATGGCCGCCGCCTTCCCGTGCTGGCCGGCTTCGCCGTCTTCATCGCCGGCAGCGTCTGGTGCGGGCTGGCGACCGACCTGCCCGCGCTCCTGGTTGGCCGCGCCATTCAGGCGGCGGGCGCCTGCGCGACCTCGGTCCTGTCCCGCGCTATAGCACGCGACATGTTCAGCGGCGCCGCATTGGCTCGCGTGCTCACCATCGTGATGATCGCCCAGGCGGCAGCGCCGGGCTTCTCGCCGCTGCTCGGCGGCGGGCTCGACCACGTCTTCGGCTGGCGATCGGAATTCGTCTTTGTGGGCATCTTCGCGCTGGTCTCGGCGATCGCCTTCGCGGTCGTGCTCGGCGAGACGCATCATGCCACGCGCATCCCGCTCAATCCCATCGCCATCGGCACCACCTATGGCAAGCTCTCCACCAACCGGCATTTCCTGATTCCGGCTGTCACCGTCAGCTTGATCATGGGCGGGTTGTTCTCGCTGTTCTCCGCTGCGCCACGCGTGCTGATCGAGGGCTATGGCTTCACGCCCATCGCGCTCGGGCTGTTTTTCGCCGGCACGGTGATGGTGGTGTTCGGCTCGGGCATGCTGGCGGCGCGCCTGGCTCCGCGCGTCGGGCTGGAGCGCGCGATCCGTTACGGATTGCTCATTGCATTTGTCGGCGGCGTCGCCCTTCTTGCGGCGGCCGTGCTGCACGCCAATGTCGCGACCTTTATCGCAGCGACCTGCATCTTCCTGCTCGGCATGGGCGTGGTGAATCCGCTCGGCACCGCGCAGACCCTGTCGCCGTTCGGGACCCATGCCGGCGCGGCCTCCGCGCTACTCGGCTTCTGGCAGATGACGGGCGCCGCGATCGGCGTGTTTCTGGTCGCGACCATCGTGCCGGACGCCCTGCTGGCGCTGGGGATCGTCCTGACCGGCGGCTGCCTGCTCGCGGTCCTGCTCTATGCGATGCGCGCGCCTGTGCCGGCGCCCTGATCAGCGTGCGAGATAGCGCTCATAACCGCCCCGCACGACCTCATCGCTGCCGATCTCGGGATCAAGCGTGTAGAGATCCTGCGCCCGGCCGATGCCGCGCAATGCATAACGTCCGGTGGAGACCAGATATTTGCGGCCGGCGCTGTCGAGCCCGGTCTGGAATGCGGTCGATGTCAGCAGTGGCCGATCCACCGACGAGCACATGGAGGCGATGCGGCTCACTTCATTGACCGAAGGGCCGACCACCGTGAAATCCAGCCGCTCGTCGCTGCCGATATTGCCGTAAAACACCTCGCCCTCATGCAGCCCCACATAGGCGGTGGTGACCGGGCGACCGGCAGCCTGGCGCTTGGCATTCAGCGCGGCGATGTTCTTGCGGAACTGATGCTCGGCGCGCAGCGCGTTGCGCTTCGCCTTCACCATGTCGTCGGCGGTGAACATCGCGAGAATGCCATCGCCGATCAGCTTCAGCACATCGCCGCCGCATTCGTGAATCGCATCGATGGACGCTTCGGCATAGTCGTTCAGGAACGGGATGATCTCGTCGGGACCGATCGCCTCACCGATCCCCGTCGAATTGCGAAGGTCGGAGAACCACAGCACCGCCGTGATGCGCTCGGTGACGCCGCGGGTAATCTTGCCGCGCAACACCTGTTCGGCGGCATCGCGGCCGAGATAGACACGGCCGAGGGTGCGCGCGATTTCCATCTGCGCCGCAGACTTCAGCGCAAGGCCGAGCAACGGGACGAGTTCACGGAGCGCTGCCATCTGATCTTCGTCGAAGCCGGCCTCATGGCGGGTCGTCCAGTGCGAATAGACGCAGTCCATGTTTCCCATGGAGCCCTGTTCGCCGAACCGGTGCACGAAGACCGCGCCATGCCGGTGGCCACCGTCGCGCAGGTTCTGGATCATGTTGAACCGTTCGCCAACCGCGGGATCGAACAAATCGAGCCGCATCTCGTCATAGCCCTCTTCCAGCATGTGGAAGAACACCGAACGACGCCACGCCTCGGCCGCATCGCCGGTCGCCGTGGAGCCGTATTCGAACATCTCGCTCTCGTTGGTCTGCCTGTCGCTCCAGCGAAAGCCGCGCCCCTCGAACAGCGGATGCAGCGTGTCGAGAAAGACCTGCCCGCGCGACAGTTCGATCCCCATGGCAAGGCAGCGTTCGCAGAAGCCGCGGATCAGGTCGCTTTCCGGCGAGCCGGTCAGGCCCTGGCCGGTGAGCCAGTTCATCAGGTCAATACGGGGGGCTGTGTCCATGGCCATGTTCTACTCCGTCACGACCGCTTACGCGAAGCAAACTTCGCTTGATCTGCCGATCGTCCACGCCTTCGCCTTGCGCGAAAAAACATGAATTTCCCGGCGCTTGCCGCAACGCACGGCCTTCGGCCGCGTCAGCGGGCGAAGCCCGGGCGTGACAGCACTATCCCGCCATCACGCGTGCGAGGCCTGCTCCTTCTGCGCGACCACCACCGAGCCCGGGAACAGGCGCCGGATCAGGATGTAGAAGATCGGCGTGAAGATCAGCCCGAAGATGGTGACGCCGATCATGCCGAAGAACACGGCGACGCCGACCGCTTGGCGCATTTCCGAGCCCGAGCCCGACGAGATCACCAGCGGCAACACGCCGAGGATGAAGGCGAAGGACGTCATCAGGATCGGACGGATACGCAGGCGACACGCCTCGACAATGGCCTCGAGCTGGTCGCGGCCCTCCTGTTCGATGTCGCGCGCGAATTCGACGATCAGGATCGCGTTCTTCGCCGCAAGCCCCACCAGCACCACAAAGCCGATCTGTGTCAGGATGTTGATGTCCTGCCCCATGATGCGCACGCCGATAGTCGCCGCGAACAGGCACATCGGCACGATCAGGATGACCGCAAAAGGCAGCGACCAGCTACCATATTGCGCCGCCAGCACGAGATAGACGAACAGCACGCAGATCGGGAAGACGTAGAGACCGGCATTCCCGGCGGTGACCTGCTGATAGGACAGATCCGTCCATTCGAATGAGAATCCGCTCGGCAGCGTCTCGTCGGCGAGTTTCTTCATGGTGTTCAGCGCCGTCGCCGAACTGACGCCGGGCAGCGTGTCGCCCTGCAGCTCGGATGCCGGATAGAGATTGTAGCGCGGCACGCGGTCAGGCCCGGCCCGGTCCTCGAAATTCACGACGCTGCCGAGCAGCACCATATTGCCGCTGGCATTGCGAGTCTGCAGCCGAGCGAGATCGGCACGCTCCTTGCGGAATTGCAGATCGGCTTGCGCTGTGACGTGATAGGTGCGGCCGAGAATGTTGAAGTCGTTGACATAGGCCGAACCGAAATAGGTCTGGATCGCCTCGTTGACATTGGCGATCGGCACATTGAGCATCTGCGCCTTCTGCCGGTCGATATCGACGAAGACCTGCGGCGTGTTCGCGGTGAAGGGCGAGAACACCGATGTCAGGCCGGGCGCACGGCGCGCGGCATTGACGAGTTCGTCCGTCGCCTTCTCCAGGAGATCGGGGCCCCTACCCTGATTGTCGAGAATGCGCATGGCGAAGCCGCCGCCGGTGCCGATGCCCGACACCGCGGGTGGCGGCACCACGATGACCAATGCGCCTTCGATGGCGGCGAGCCGCTTGCGCAATTCAGCCGTGATCTTCGTCGCCGAATGGCCGTCCTTGGCGCGCTCTTCCGCATCCGCAAAGACCGGGAACAGCGCCGCGGCATTGGAGGCCTGCGTCCGCGTCGCACCATTGAATCCGGCGAAGGACGGCACGCGGACGACGCCGGGCACCTCGAGCGCAATGCGCTCGATCTCGCGGACGACTTCGGTGGTGCGGCTCAGCGACGCCGCACCGGGCAGTTGCACGACCACGATGACATAGCCGCGGTCCTGCGCGGGAATGAAGCCCTGCGGCGTCGCGTAAAGCAGCCAGCCGGCTGTGCCGATCAGTGCGGCATAGACCACGAGCATCAGCGCCAGATGATGGATGACAAAGCCGGCCGCAGTGCCATAGGCATGCGAGAGCTTGTCGAAGCCGCGATTGAACACGCCCGTAAACGCATTCCAGCCGCGCGCGATCACGTTCCAGTTCGGTGGCGGCTTCTTCTCGTGATGCTGGACCAGGATCATCGAGGCCAGCGCCGGTGACAAGGTCAGCGAACAGAAACAGGAGATCGCCGTCGCCACCGCGATGGTGACGGCGAATTGCTGGAAGAACTGCCCGGAAATGCCGCCGAGAAAGGCAGTCGGCACGAACACCGCGCACAGCACCAGCGCGATCGAGATCAGGGCGCCGCCGACCTCGGTCATGGTCAGCAATGCCGCCTCACGCCGACTCTTGCCTTCGGCCAGATGGCGCTCGACATTTTCCACCACCACGATGGCGTCATCGACCACGATGCCGACCGCCAGCACGAGGCCGAACAAAGTCAGATTATTGATGGAGAAGCCGAGCGCCGCCATGACCGCGAAGGTGCCCACCAGCGACACCGGAATGGCGATGATCGGAATGATCGCCGGCCGCCAGCCCTGCAGGAACACCAGCACCACGATCACGACCAGCAACATCGCCTCGTAGATCGTCTTGATCAGCTCATGCACCGACTGGGCGATGAATTCGGTGGGATTGTAGCCGATATTGTACTCAAGCCCTTTCGGGAATTCCGTCTTCAGTTTCGCCATGGTCTTGGCGATGGCATCCGCCGTGGCCAATGCGTTCGATCCCGGCCGCTGCGACACCGCGAGCGCCACTGCCGGCTTCTTCAGCAGGAAGCTGTTGGTCGTATAGGAGAGCGCGCCGAGCTCGATCCGCGCGACATCCTTCAAGCGCACGGTGCGGCCATCACTCCCCGCCTTGATGACGATATTGCCGAACTCCGCCTGGTCCTTGAGACGCCCCGTAAAGGTCAGGTTCGGCGAGAAGGCGCGGTCGGAGATCGGCGGCTCCGCGATCTGGCCACCGGCGATCTGGATATTTTGCGCACGGATCGCCGCGATCACGTCGCCCGCGGTCATGCCGAGATTGGCGATCTTGTCCGGATCCAGCCACAGCCGCATGGAATAGTCGCGGGCGCCAAATATCTGGATGTCGCCGACGCCGTCGAGGCGAAGCAGCTGGTCGCGCACGTTGCGCAGCGCATAGTTGGAAATATAGAGCTGGTCATAGGTGTCGTCGGGCGACAGCATGAACACGACCATCATCAGGTCGGGCGAGTTCTTGCGGGTGACGACGCCGTTGCGCTGGACCTCCTCGGGCAGGCGCGGCTGCGCGATGGCGACGCGGTTCTGCACCAGCACCTGTGCCTTATCGAGATCGGTGCCGAGCTTGAAGGTGACGGTGATGTTGAGCTGGCCGTTCGAGGTCGCCTGGCTGTAGAGATACAGCATGTCCTCGACGCCGTTGATCTCCTGCTCGATCGGCGTCGCGACGGTCTCGGACACGGTCTGAGCGGAAGCGCCGGGATATTGCGTGGTGATCACCACCGTGGGCGGCGCCACTTCCGGATATTCGGACACCGGCAGCGTCGTGTAAGCCAGCGCGCCGACGATGATCAGCACGATGGACATCACCATCGCGAGGATCGGACGATTGATCGAGAGGCTGCCGAGATTCATGGCTTTGCGCCGCCAGCGGGAGCGACGGGCTTCACCTCGCCCATTTTCGGCGCAACCTTCGCCCCGACGCGGGCGCGCTGCAGGCCGTCGATGATGATGCGGTCGTCGGCCTTCAGGCCGTCGCGGATCACCCGCAGCCCATCATCAAGCGGACCGAGCGTCACCGGCCGCGCTTCCACCGTATCGTCTGGCTTCACCACCATCACGATCTTTCGCGATTGGTCGGTGGCGAGCGCGGTGTCTGGAATCAGCAGCGCTTCATATTGCCCGCTGGCGATGACGCGGAGACGCGCGAACTGGCCCGGCAGGATCGAGAGGTCATGATTATCGACGATGGCGCGGCCGCGCAGCGTGCCGGTGCCGATATCGAGCCGGTTGTCGAGGAAGTCCATCTTCCCCTCCTTGGTCGGCTTGCTGTCGCCGGTCAGCGTAATCTGCACGGGGTTCGGCGTATCGCGCGAGCTTGGCCGCCTGCCCTCGAACCACAGCCGGCTGTTGCGCTGATAGATGCTCTCGTCCATGTCGAAATACAGATAGATCGGCGTCATCGACACGATGGAGGTCAGCAGCGTGGCGCCACTGTCACTGCCATTGACGAGATTGCCGACGCTGATCAGATGCCGGCTGACGCGGCCATCGATGGGCGCGACCACTTTCGTATATTCGAGATTGAGTTTTGCGAGCTTGAGCGCGCCTTCGGCCACCAGCACCGAGGCCTGTGCCGCCGCCAGCGCTTGGCTGCGCTGATCGACGATGTTTTCGGAGATCGCCTGCGTCTTGATCAGCGTGGTGGCGCGGTCGAGTTCTTTCTGCGCGAGATCGACCTTGGCCTTGGCATCGTCGAGTTGGCCCTGCGCCTGCTCCGCCGCGGCTTCATACTGGCGCGGATCGATTTCGTAGAGAACATCGCCGGCCTTCACCACGGCGCCGTCCACAAATGTCACCTTGGTGACAAAGCCGGTG
It contains:
- a CDS encoding TRAP transporter substrate-binding protein, whose product is MTNTKDRTPSRRRFLKVATAGAAATVAAPALAQSTGPINMRWQSTWPAKDIFHEYAQDYAKKVNDMTGGDLKIEVLPAGAVVPAFGLLDAVSKGTLDGGHGVMVYHYGKQTALALWGSGPAYAMDANMLLAWHKFGGGKELLAKLYASINANVVSLPYGPMPTQPLGWFKKPVQKAEDLKGVKFRTVGISIDVFTGLGAAVNALPGGEIVSAMDRGLLDAAEFNNASSDRILGFADVSKVCMLQSYHQNAEQFEILFNKTKYDALPEKLRAIIAGAADAAGQEMSWKAIDRYSQDYADLQSKDKVKFYKTPDSILQKQLEAYDEVVAKKSAENPLFKEIVESQLAFAKRATQWEQDTVVNRRMAYNHYFGPNAKKRT
- a CDS encoding TRAP transporter small permease subunit; the protein is MTAERFLHSIDGISTFAGKAAAWLILGLMGLVCAEVFKRYMLNMPTAWIFDASNMLYGTLFMLCGAYTLAQNGHVRGDFLYSSMKPRTQASLDLVLYIVFFLPGIAALVYAGWDYAGDSWRIREHSNVTANGPPVYHFKAMIPLAGALLLLQGIAEIARAAICLKTGVWPSRLKDVSEIDVVEEQLALSEHVDEETRRNAIAHAQDIEEAARQRGMGGETHK
- a CDS encoding TRAP transporter large permease, with protein sequence MSDPALGLLMLGLIVVVIMLGFPTAFTLMGLGMFFGFFAYYRAGESWADNHIFDLMVQRTYGAMTNDVLISIPLFVLMGYVMERGALVDKMFYSIQLAFRRVPASLAVATLIVCTFWGIASGLVGAVVVLMGVIAFNPMLKAGYDVKLASGVITAGGTLGILIPPSVMIIVYAAVAGQSVVKLYAAAMFPGFFLAFLYLVYIIGWALLNPKIAPKLPESETRVPVRPWISDLQQAYSHKMLPALLTATVAPARAMALTMDGARISYGTILKNLGFALVPLILALSTLWAAWWYVVIHPQPDAPAPAAITERVQTGDAGKTEPVEEKLEELGSSQSGSSQESEPEQLQQMGNAELQTSTAPAYVGPSPEFYTYFAFTAAIIALMLFYYYWTMGAEQFEVLRLLTSSVMPLGILTAVVLAVILLGITTATESAAVGAAGAFLLAFQARTLDWKRTKEAVFLTAKTTSMVCWLFVGSALFSAVFAILGGQALLESWVLSLNLTPLQFMILSQAIIFILGWPLEWTEIIVIFVPIFLPMLKHFGIDPILWGVLVFVNLQAAFLSPPVAMSAFYLKGVAPKHVTLNQIFAGMMPYMAIVIICMVLMYIWPGLTLWLPNYLYGN
- a CDS encoding multidrug effflux MFS transporter produces the protein MTDQAIAAPADTPTQQAGATAGQIAVLAALASVGTLATNILLPSLPQMAATLQVTTPAVTASITIFLVVFALGQLVVGPISDRYGRRLPVLAGFAVFIAGSVWCGLATDLPALLVGRAIQAAGACATSVLSRAIARDMFSGAALARVLTIVMIAQAAAPGFSPLLGGGLDHVFGWRSEFVFVGIFALVSAIAFAVVLGETHHATRIPLNPIAIGTTYGKLSTNRHFLIPAVTVSLIMGGLFSLFSAAPRVLIEGYGFTPIALGLFFAGTVMVVFGSGMLAARLAPRVGLERAIRYGLLIAFVGGVALLAAAVLHANVATFIAATCIFLLGMGVVNPLGTAQTLSPFGTHAGAASALLGFWQMTGAAIGVFLVATIVPDALLALGIVLTGGCLLAVLLYAMRAPVPAP
- a CDS encoding adenylate/guanylate cyclase domain-containing protein, whose protein sequence is MDTAPRIDLMNWLTGQGLTGSPESDLIRGFCERCLAMGIELSRGQVFLDTLHPLFEGRGFRWSDRQTNESEMFEYGSTATGDAAEAWRRSVFFHMLEEGYDEMRLDLFDPAVGERFNMIQNLRDGGHRHGAVFVHRFGEQGSMGNMDCVYSHWTTRHEAGFDEDQMAALRELVPLLGLALKSAAQMEIARTLGRVYLGRDAAEQVLRGKITRGVTERITAVLWFSDLRNSTGIGEAIGPDEIIPFLNDYAEASIDAIHECGGDVLKLIGDGILAMFTADDMVKAKRNALRAEHQFRKNIAALNAKRQAAGRPVTTAYVGLHEGEVFYGNIGSDERLDFTVVGPSVNEVSRIASMCSSVDRPLLTSTAFQTGLDSAGRKYLVSTGRYALRGIGRAQDLYTLDPEIGSDEVVRGGYERYLAR
- a CDS encoding efflux RND transporter permease subunit; its protein translation is MNLGSLSINRPILAMVMSIVLIIVGALAYTTLPVSEYPEVAPPTVVITTQYPGASAQTVSETVATPIEQEINGVEDMLYLYSQATSNGQLNITVTFKLGTDLDKAQVLVQNRVAIAQPRLPEEVQRNGVVTRKNSPDLMMVVFMLSPDDTYDQLYISNYALRNVRDQLLRLDGVGDIQIFGARDYSMRLWLDPDKIANLGMTAGDVIAAIRAQNIQIAGGQIAEPPISDRAFSPNLTFTGRLKDQAEFGNIVIKAGSDGRTVRLKDVARIELGALSYTTNSFLLKKPAVALAVSQRPGSNALATADAIAKTMAKLKTEFPKGLEYNIGYNPTEFIAQSVHELIKTIYEAMLLVVIVVLVFLQGWRPAIIPIIAIPVSLVGTFAVMAALGFSINNLTLFGLVLAVGIVVDDAIVVVENVERHLAEGKSRREAALLTMTEVGGALISIALVLCAVFVPTAFLGGISGQFFQQFAVTIAVATAISCFCSLTLSPALASMILVQHHEKKPPPNWNVIARGWNAFTGVFNRGFDKLSHAYGTAAGFVIHHLALMLVVYAALIGTAGWLLYATPQGFIPAQDRGYVIVVVQLPGAASLSRTTEVVREIERIALEVPGVVRVPSFAGFNGATRTQASNAAALFPVFADAEERAKDGHSATKITAELRKRLAAIEGALVIVVPPPAVSGIGTGGGFAMRILDNQGRGPDLLEKATDELVNAARRAPGLTSVFSPFTANTPQVFVDIDRQKAQMLNVPIANVNEAIQTYFGSAYVNDFNILGRTYHVTAQADLQFRKERADLARLQTRNASGNMVLLGSVVNFEDRAGPDRVPRYNLYPASELQGDTLPGVSSATALNTMKKLADETLPSGFSFEWTDLSYQQVTAGNAGLYVFPICVLFVYLVLAAQYGSWSLPFAVILIVPMCLFAATIGVRIMGQDINILTQIGFVVLVGLAAKNAILIVEFARDIEQEGRDQLEAIVEACRLRIRPILMTSFAFILGVLPLVISSGSGSEMRQAVGVAVFFGMIGVTIFGLIFTPIFYILIRRLFPGSVVVAQKEQASHA
- a CDS encoding efflux RND transporter periplasmic adaptor subunit; its protein translation is MNCVRSIIPAASVILAVLLAGCEKKPEAAAPPAPPVTVANPLKKQTTDWDEFTGRFDAVDQVQIRARVTGFVTKVTFVDGAVVKAGDVLYEIDPRQYEAAAEQAQGQLDDAKAKVDLAQKELDRATTLIKTQAISENIVDQRSQALAAAQASVLVAEGALKLAKLNLEYTKVVAPIDGRVSRHLISVGNLVNGSDSGATLLTSIVSMTPIYLYFDMDESIYQRNSRLWFEGRRPSSRDTPNPVQITLTGDSKPTKEGKMDFLDNRLDIGTGTLRGRAIVDNHDLSILPGQFARLRVIASGQYEALLIPDTALATDQSRKIVMVVKPDDTVEARPVTLGPLDDGLRVIRDGLKADDRIIIDGLQRARVGAKVAPKMGEVKPVAPAGGAKP